One region of Oryza glaberrima chromosome 7, OglaRS2, whole genome shotgun sequence genomic DNA includes:
- the LOC127779569 gene encoding elongator complex protein 1, with protein MKNLKVVTRIAQKLQLQLDGETVVVSAVDAERRRAFFVSSENFLYSVDLPAPTQQSLQWSESTLDSDAEEVVLEPGDYIVAMDYLMEKESLLLGSSTGCLLLYNVDEKTTEVVGRLEGGVKTIASSPDGALISVTTGFGQLLIMTNDWEVLFETSLDPHCDLTGDINSPNGHIQSSISWRGDGKFFATLGGLEGSSQKLTIWERESGNIHSSSDTKAFIGASLDWMPSGAKVATAHDRKTEGKCPLIVFYEKNGLERSHFSIDEPAEAVIQALKWNCNSELLAALVSCGQYDVIKVWSCSNNHWYLKQELRYTKKEGVRFYWDQTKPMHLICWTLGGQVITHRFAWTTAVSETSIALVIDGSHVLVTPLSLGLMPPPMSLFHLTFPCAVNEVSFLSDNSKNHIAAYLSNGSLCVSVLPVADTWEEFEGSGISVDPCFSESTLNNYMHLTWIDTCTLIGICCRADAFSSTPMRSSEASSLLEKNDSPYFINEIELVCSEDSLLGSACSSGWQAKISKKMPLEAAVIGISQNPAKEGSAFIQLSGGRVVEYCSKVNLFRMSAPVQVSETGSDHTFPTSCPWMTAVQCHENGMVRTLLFGLDDSSKLHVGKRLLSSNCSSFTFYSSAYGAKEQVVTHLLVTTKQDLLFIVDISEILLKNGEVTTDSHIRSHPRGKQSKEHITVWEKGAKLIGVLHGDEAAVIMRTTRGNLECIYPRKLVLVSIVQALVQGRFRDAFDMVRRHRIEFNMVVDYCGWKSFMKSAADFVKQVNNLSHITEFVCSIKNENVSSKLYETYISFPDHCATSVADTVNSHGLLSDNKVTSVLMAIRKALEVQVEESSSRELCILTTLARSEPPLLEEALNRIKVIRELELLGVDDARRKLYPSAEESLKHLLWLTEPEAVFNAALGLYDLNLSAIVALNSQKDPKEFLPFLKSLECLPPAIMKYTVDLRLGRYESALKNIVSAGDEYHEDCMKLLNANPQLFPLGLQLFTDPDKRHQILEAWGDQLSEEKCFADAAITYQCCSSYQKSLKAYRDCGDWRGVFTVAGLLKFKKEEILQLAHDLCDEFQALGKPGDAAKIALEYCSDVDRGVGYFITAREWEEALRVAYMHSRQDLVDTVRDAALECSALLISEYQEGLLKVGKYLARYVAVRQRRLSLAAKLQSEDRFMDVEDDSISEVSTSFSEMSAYTTRSTKESSASVISSSASKSRGARRQKKGGKIRAGSPREEMALVEHLKGMSLTSGALTELKSLLVVLIQLGREETAHQVQLAGDNFEVSQRAAVKLAEDTVSNDKIDENAHTLENYVKMLRAHQSADSETTCWRIKALSPPWTGVYSNSHEHAEC; from the exons ATGAAGAACCTAAAGGTGGTTACCCGGATAGCGCAGAAGCTTCAGCTCCAGCTCGACGGGGAGACCGTGGTAGtctccgccgtcgacgccgagcgccgccgcgccttctTCGTCTCCTCCGAGAACTTCCTCTACTCCGTCGACCTCCCCGCCCCCACCCAG CAATCACTGCAATGGAGCGAAAGTACCCTAGACTCTGATGCAGAGGAGGTTGTTCTTGAACCTGGAGATTACATAGTTGCCATGGATTATCTAATGGAGAAGGAGTCTTTGCTGCTTGGTTCATCAACTGGTTGTCTATTATTGTATAATGTGGATGAGAAAACTACTGAAGTTGTGGGACGACTGGAGGGTGGTGTGAAGACCATTGCTTCTAGTCCTGATGGGGCCCTTATTTCTGTTACGACCGGGTTTGGACAATTGCTCATCATGACAAACGATTGGGAAGTGCTGTTTGAGACTTCTCTCGACCCTCAT TGTGATCTTACAGGTGATATCAACAGTCCCAATGGTCACATCCAAAGTTCTATTTCTTGGCGGGGTGATGGAAAGTTTTTTGCTACTCTTGGTGGGCTTGAAGGGAGCTCTCAGAAACTTACTATTTGGGAACGTGAATCAGGAAATATACATTCTTCTTCAGATACCAAGGCTTTTATAGGAGCATCACTTGATTGGATGCCAAGTGGAGCCAAGGTTGCCACTGCCCATGACCGGAAGACAGAGGGAAAGTGCCCTCTCATTGTATTCTATGAAAAGAATGGCTTAGAAAGGAGCCACTTTTCCATTGATGAGCCAGCAGAGGCTGTCATCCAAGCTTTAAAATGGAACTGCAATTCTGAACTCTTAGCTGCTCTAGTCTCTTGTGGCCAGTATGATGTTATCAAAGTATGGTCCTGCAGTAACAATCACTGGTACTTGAAACAAGAACTGCGATACACAAAGAAAGAAGGGGTGAGGTTCTATTGGGATCAAACAAAACCAATGCATCTCATCTGCTGGACATTAGGTGGTCAGGTTATTACGCACAGGTTTGCTTGGACTACTGCTGTCAGTGAGACTTCGATTGCGCTTGTTATTGATGGTTCCCATGTCCTTGTAACTCCTCTCAGTTTGGGTCTCATGCCACCCCCCATGTCTTTGTTCCATCTTACATTTCCTTGTGCTGTGAATGAGGTTTCTTTTCTATCCGATAACTCGAAAAACCATATTGCTGCTTATCTTTCTAATGGCAGCTTGTGTGTGTCGGTACTTCCGGTGGCAGATACTTGGGAAGAGTTTGAAGGCAGTGGCATAAGTGTTGACCCTTGCTTTTCTGAGTCAACACTGAATAACTATATGCACCTGACTTGGATTGATACGTGTACCTTGATCGGCATTTGTTGCCGCGCTGATGCCTTCTCTTCAACACCAATGAGGTCCAGTGAAGCTAGTAGCCTTCTAGAGAAAAATGACTCGCCATATTTTATCAATGAGATTGAACTTGTATGTTCCGAGGATTCTTTGCTAGGTTCAGCCTGTTCATCAGGTTGGCAGGCAAAAATATCGAAGAAAATGCCTCTGGAGGCTGCAGTTATTGGAATATCTCAAAATCCAGCAAAAGAAGGTTCAGCCTTTATTCAGTTAAGTGGAGGAAGGGTTGTTGAATACTGCTCAAAAGTGAATTTGTTTAGAATGTCTGCCCCGGTACAAGTTAGTGAAACAGGTTCCGACCATACTTTTCCAACATCATGCCCTTGGATGACTGCTGTTCAATGCCATGAAAATGGAATGGTTAGGACACTTCTCTTTGGACTTGATGATAGCAGCAAGTTGCATGTGGGCAAAAGGTTATTAAGCAGTAACTGTAGCAGCTTCACATTCTATTCCAGTGCTTATGGAGCAAAAGAGCAGGTTGTGACCCACTTGCTTGTGACTACTAAGCAGGATCTTTTATTCATCGTGGATATCAGTGAGATTTTACTTAAAAATGGCGAAGTGACAACCGATAGCCATATCAGGAGTCATCCTCGAGGAAAGCAAAGCAAAGAGCATATCACTGTATGGGAAAAGGGGGCAAAGCTGATTGGTGTTCTCCATGGTGATGAAGCAGCTGTCATAATGCGAACCACCCGTGGTAACTTGGAGTGTATCTACCCCAGGAAGCTGGTCCTTGTTTCAATTGTTCAGGCACTGGTTCAGGGACGTTTTAGAGATGCATTTGACATGGTAAGGCGCCATCGGATTGAGTTCAATATGGTTGTTGACTACTGTGGCTGGAAATCTTTTATGAAGTCAGCGGCAGATTTTGTTAAACAAGTCAATAACCTTAGCCACATCACTGAATTTGTTTGTTCAATAAAGAATGAGAATGTCAGCAGCAAATTGTATGAGACCTACATATCATTTCCTGATCACTGTGCAACCTCTGTGGCTGATACTGTAAATTCTCATGGTCTGTTGTCAGACAACAAAGTCACATCTGTACTGATGGCAATTCGAAAAGCCCTTGAGGTGCAGGTGGAAGAAAGCTCATCAAGAGAACTCTGCATACTGACTACTTTAGCCCGTAGCGAACCTCCTCTGTTGGAGGAAGCACTGAATAGAATAAAAGTTATCCGAGAACTGGAACTTCTTGGGGTTGATGATGCCAGGAGAAAGCTCTACCCATCTGCTGAAGAGTCCCTGAAGCACTTGCTATGGTTAACCGAACCAGAAGCTGTTTTTAATGCTGCTTTGGGACTGTATGATCTGAATCTTTCTGCTATAGTAGCTTTAAATTCCCAAAAAGATCCAAAAGAGTTCCTTCCTTTTCTCAAGAGTCTTGAATGCCTCCCTCCTGCTATTATGAAGTACACAGTTGATTTAAGACTCGGAAGATATGAAAGTGCTCTCAAGAACATTGTTTCTGCTGGCGACGAGTATCATGAGGACTGTATGAAACTCCTCAACGCTAACCCTCAATTGTTCCCTTTGGGGCTCCAGTTATTCACTGACCCAGATAAAAGGCATCAAATTCTTGAGGCATGGGGTGATCAACTTTCTGAAGAGAAATGCTTTGCAGATGCTGCAATAACTTATCAATGCTGTTCGTCGTATCAGAAATCTTTGAAGGCGTATCGTGATTGTGGGGATTGGAGAGGTGTGTTCACTGTTGCAGGTCTTCTGAAGTTTAAAAAGGAAGAAATTCTTCAACTAGCACATGACCTATGTGATGAGTTCCAAGCACTTGGGAAACCAGGAGATGCTGCTAAAATAGCACTGGAGTATTGCTCAGATGTCGATAGAGGTGTTGGTTACTTTATCACGGCAAGAGAATGGGAAGAAGCTCTTCGGGTAGCTTATATGCACAGCAGGCAAGATCTGGTTGATACTGTTAGAGATGCAGCTTTGGAATGTTCTGCTTTGCTGATTTCTGAGTATCAGGAAGGATTGCTAAAGGTGGGTAAATATCTGGCCCGTTATGTTGCTGTACGGCAGAGGAGACTGTCACTTGCAGCCAAGCTCCAGTCTGAAGACCGATTTATGGATGTTGAAGACGACAGCATTTCAGAAGTCAGCACTAGCTTCAGCGAAATGAGTGCATATACCACAAG GTCAACAAAGGAATCTAGTGCTTCCGTCATATCTAGCAGTGCCAGCAAGTCAAGAGGGGCAAGGCGACAAAAGAAAGGTGGCAAGATACGAGCTGGAAG CCCTAGGGAGGAGATGGCACTTGTGGAGCATCTCAAAGGGATGTCTCTGACCTCTGGTGCTCTAACTGAGCTTAAAAGCCTACTTGTGGTTCTAATACAACTGGGAAGAGAAGAAACCGCCCATCAGGTGCAGCTGGCTGGAGACAATTTTGAGGTATCTCAAAGGGCTGCAGTCAAGTTGGCTGAGGATACTGTATCCAACGACAAGATAGACGAGAATGCACATACGCTTGAGAATTACGTGAAAATGCTGAGAGCTCATCAGTCAGCTGATAGTGAAACCACCTGTTGGCGAATCAAAGCATTGTCGCCGCCTTGGACCGGGGTATACTCCAATTCACATGA GCATGCTGAATGTTGA
- the LOC127779579 gene encoding ADP-ribosylation factor GTPase-activating protein AGD5: protein MNEKASVSKELNAKHKKILEGLLRLPQNRECADCKSKGPRWASVNLGIFICMQCSGIHRSLGVHISKVRSATLDTWLPEQVAFIQSMGNEKSNSYWEAELPPNYDRVGIENFIRAKYEDKRWIPRNGSSRPSSGARDEKSSESQTSVNRGGHNQRSSFEQHRTSPAAVSKIAPVVSRTPTQAPHQPKAQPSVPKVSPPQPEKSPPNATPPKVEKPSVAPPPKVDYATDLFNMLSMDGTTEKEAESSSNDDSAWEGFQSAEPVPSSDKKDSAKPVESKPQSTSGIEDLFKDSPAVTVSSAPAAPQVNVKNDIMSLFEKSSMVSPYAVQQQQLAFMTPQQLALLSQQQALLMAALKAGNAPQMIPGNASLLNGNGSNPANGGLPSQSWTNLAYQNPGLAPVAAQNGATKVANNNQEFSFGNFNFSTPGAYNTSSSVPANGAASAAANKSTSPTSSSLPSQSGKEYDFSSLTQGLFSKR, encoded by the exons ATGAACGAGAAGGCCTCCGTCTCCAAGGAGCTCAACGCCAAGCACAAGAAG ATATTGGAAGGCCTCCTGCGGCTGCCTCAGAATAGAGAATGTGCAGACTGCAAATCAAA GGGTCCTCGATGGGCAAGTGTAAATCTTGGGATCTTTATATGCATGCAGTGTTCTGGAATTCATAGAAGCCTCGGGGTACATATATCTAAG GTAAGATCGGCTACCCTGGATACATGGCTGCCAGAGCAAGTTGCATTTATTCAAT CAATGGGGAATGAAAAGTCAAATAGCTACTGGGAAGCGGAGCTGCCCCCTAACTATGATAGGGTTGGGATAGAGAACTTCATCCGTGCAAA ATACGAGGACAAGAGATGGATACCGAGGAATGGGTCATCAAGACCATCATCTGGTGCTAGAGATGAGAAGAGCTCAGAGTCACAAACTAGTGTTAACAGGGGTGGCCATAATCAAAGATCTTCATTTGAGCAACACCGCACTTCACCAGCTGCAGTGAGCAAAATTGCTCCAGTGGTTTCTAGGACGCCCACCCAG GCACCACATCAGCCAAAAGCACAACCATCAGTTCCCAAGGTTTCACCTCCTCAACCCGAGAAATCACCTCCTAATGCAACACCACCAAAGGTTGAGAAGCCATCAGTTGCACCACCTCCTAAGGTTGACTATGCAACTGATCTCTTCAACATGTTATCAATGGATGGAACAACCGAGAAAGAAGCAGAGTCATCTTCAAATGATGATAGTGCATGGGAGGGCTTCCAGT CTGCAGAGCCAGTACCTAGCTCAGACAAAAAGGATTCTGCTAAGCCAGTAGAAAGTAAGCCCCAGTCTACATCAGGCATAGAGGACTTGTTTAAAGATTCACCAGCTGTGACAGTATCCTCAGCTCCAGCTGCCCCACAAGTAAATGTGAAGAATGATATCATGAGTCTGTTTGAGAAG TCCAGTATGGTTTCGCCATATGCTGTCCAGCAGCAGCAACTTGCTTTTATGACCCCCCAGCAGCTTGCACTTCTGTCTCAGCAGCAAGCTTTACTAATGGCTGCTCTTAAAGCTGGAAATGCACCCCAAATGATTCCAGGGAACGCCAGTCTGCTAAATGGTAATGGTTCTAATCCTGCCAATGGAGGCTTGCCTTCACAAAGCTGGACAAATCTTGCTTATCAGAATCCTGGGTTGGCTCCAGTAGCAGCACAGAATGGTGCCACCAAG GTTGCGAACAACAATCAGGAATTCTCTTTTGGGAATTTCAATTTTAGTACACCTGG AGCATACAACACTAGCTCATCTGTCCCAGCAAATGGGGCCGCAAGTGCAGCTGCTAACAAGAGCACATCCCCGACCTcttcttccctcccctctcaaTCAGGCAAAGAGTATGATTTTTCATCATTAACTCAAGGACTGTTCTCCAAGCGATGA
- the LOC127779906 gene encoding protein FAR1-RELATED SEQUENCE 5-like: MSSNSGGIAKEKDPENAPELVALPLVRTLRPVHAVIDPAADPRSAQLSWPGHVVLLPPYATWPHHVPTPPPAVNPANPQQNGDVAAADVSPDVGCCDEKMLPKVDMLFDGEKEAYDFYNAYAEMVGFFVRRSTLWTTSKNIITRRTFVCSREGFREKKRGTKEAKCPRPETRIGCPASMTIRLNTNGKYRLTEFVPNHNHQLATASTMHMLKAKKIRLKARAARENLVDDTVRTPEFGSEDEAYEFYSMYAGKIGFNVRRASMTMNAENVITRRMFVCSKEGFREKKRGAKRVKKPRPETRTGCPACMVIRLTSNGKYHVTEFVTFHNHQLGATVPSDLVATSQSTETGQDDGLDLVDGSADANIHRQNLIIGNIMATSLEGRSNKRFKCTKVPHYGDVGATLEYLQKMQHDNPSFFFAVKSDDDGNLTNFLWSDSKSIMDFVHFGDVVCLDSTYALQGYGRPLALFTGVNHHKQTVIFAAALLYDESVEAFRWLFDTFKMAMNGTQPKTLLTDRSDAISEGVAASWPATAHRYCVWQIYQNALQQLSQAFHGSKTLDYCFQKCLFDCEDEPEFLTAWREMLEKYDLEDNQWLADLFSLKEKWALPYGREAFCADMKSVQQKESLGTELKKHLSLEFDLLSFFKQFERVLCDRRSTELQADVDASQSTKKPPPMRVLRQASNIYTPAAFKMFEREFELYMDCMLYNCGEMGTISEYRVVIEDNPKDHFVKFDSLNSMVNCSCKGFEFVGIPCRHMLKVLDTRNIKDLPPQYFLKRWRKDAKSGSPNCSYSFPLDGDPQLVQTKRYNLLCRMFSIAAARAATSIETFAYMENQSSIFMDQVEQALQTRPPDIAAMIGAHCDQTQNPIDNIVAGGLHSHTNFINGPADGSLTFPFTLGAGVLDYR; this comes from the exons ATGTCCAGCAATAGCGGGGGTATCGCGAAGGAGAAAGATCCTGAAAATGCTCCGGAGCTTGTGGCACTGCCGTTGGTCCGGACCCTGAGGCCTGTTCATGCAGTGATTGATCCTGCCGCTGACCCGAGATCAGCACAGCTGTCTTGGCCGGGCCATGTAGTCCTCCTGCCTCCATATGCAACATGGCCTCATCATGTGCCGACCCCGCCACCAGCGGTGAATCCTGCAAATCCACAACAAAACGGG GATGTGGCGGCGGCTGATGTTAGTCCTGACGTTGGTTGTTGTGATGAGAAGATGTTGCCAAAGGTAGATATGCTGTTTGATGGCGAAAAAGAGGCATACGATTTCTACAATGCGTATGCAGAGATGGTGGGCTTCTTTGTCCGGAGATCAACACTCTGGACAACGTCAAAGAACATAATCACTAGGAGAACTTTTGTCTGCTCGAGAGAAGGTTTTCGGGAGAAGAAGAGGGGCACCAAAGAAGCAAAGTGCCCGCGGCCTGAAACAAGAATTGGGTGCCCTGCGAGCATGACCATTAGACTTAATACCAACGGCAAGTACCGTTTGACAGAGTTTGTACCAAACCATAACCATCAACTTGCAACAGCATCTACAATGCATATGCTGAAGGCTAAGAAAATCAGGCTTAAAGCACGGGCTGCGAGAGAAAATCTGGTTGATGATACTGTGAGGACGCCAGAATTTGGGAGTGAAGATGAGGCATATGAATTTTACAGCATGTATGCTGGGAAAATTGGTTTCAATGTGAGAAGGGCAAGCATGACTATGAATGCTGAAAATGTCATCACAAGAAGGATGTTTGTTTGTTCAAAAGAAGGTTTCCGTGAGAAGAAAAGAGGGGCAAAAAGAGTAAAGAAGCCTCGCCCAGAGACCCGAACTGGTTGTCCAGCGTGTATGGTCATTAGACTTACATCTAATGGCAAATATCATGTAACAGAATTTGTTACCTTCCATAATCACCAGCTTGGTGCAACAGTACCTTCTGATCTTGTGGCAACATCACAAAGTACAGAAACTGGTCAAGATGATGGACTGGATTTGGTTGATGGTTCAGCTGATGCTAATATCCACAGGCAAAATCTTATAATTGGAAATATCATGGCAACATCTCTAGAAGGTAGAAGTAACAAAAGATTCAAGTGTACAAAGGTTCCTCACTATGGTGATGTAGGTGCTACTCTAGAGTACCTGCAAAAGATGCAACATGATAACCCTTCATTCTTCTTTGCAGTAAAATCTGATGATGATGGGAACTTGACAAACTTTCTATGGTCAGATTCAAAGTCTATCATGGATTTTGTCCACTTTGGTGATGTGGTATGTCTTGATTCAACGTATGCATTGCAGGGCTATGGTAGGCCACTTGCTTTATTTACGGGTGTGAATCATCACAAGCAAACTGTTATCTTTGCTGCTGCATTGCTTTATGACGAAAGTGTGGAGGCTTTCAGATGGTTGTTTGATACTTTTAAGATGGCAATGAATGGAACTCAGCCCAAAACATTGTTAACTGATAGATCTGATGCAATAAGTGAAGGTGTTGCAGCAAGTTGGCCTGCGACAGCCCATCGTTATTGTGTCTGGCAAATTTACCAAAACGCTCTTCAGCAGTTGAGTCAAGCATTTCATGGGTCAAAAACCTTAGATTACTGCTTCCAGAAATGCCTATTTGACTGTGAAGATGAGCCTGAGTTTTTGACAGCATGGAGAGAAATGTTGGAAAAGTATGACCTAGAAGATAATCAATGGCTAGCAGATTTGTTCTCTCTTAAGGAGAAATGGGCACTACCATATGGCCGCGAGGCATTTTGTGCTGATATGAAAAGTGTCCAGCAGAAGGAGAGCTTGGGCACTGAGCTTAAGAAACACTTATCCCTAGAATTTGACCTTTTGAGTTTCTTCAAGCAGTTTGAAAGAGTATTGTGTGACCGCCGATCAACAGAATTGCAGGCTGATGTGGATGCTAGTCAGAGTACAAAGAAGCCACCACCTATGCGAGTGTTAAGGCAAGCTTCCAATATATATACACCTGCTGCCTTTAAAATGTTCGAGAGGGAGTTTGAGTTATACATGGATTGCATGTTATACAACTGTGGTGAGATGGGCACAATTTCTGAGTATAGGGTAGTCATTGAGGACAATCCAAAAGATCATTTTGTTAAATTTGATTCGCTTAATTCCATGGTAAACTGTAGCTGTAAAGGGTTTGAATTCGTAGGCATTCCATGCCGCCATATGCTAAAGGTACTTGACACCAGGAATATCAAGGACCTTCCTCCTCAATACTTCTTGAAAAGGTGGAGAAAGGATGCTAAATCAGGATCTCCAAACTGTAGTTATTCATTCCCACTTGATGGTGATCCTCAGTTGGTTCAAACAAAACGTTATAACTTGCTGTGTCGGATGTTCAGCATAGCAGCAGCTAGGGCTGCAACCTCTATAGAAACTTTTGCATATATGGAAAACCAATCAAGCATATTTATGGACCAAGTAGAACAAGCTCTTCAAACAAGGCCCCCAGACATCGCTGCCATGATTGGGGCTCATTGTGATCAAACACAAAATCCAATTGACAATATCGTCGCAGGAGGTCTACACAGCCATACTAATTTCATCAATGGCCCTGCTGATG GTTCCCTAACCTTTCCATTTACATTGGGTGCTGGTGTGTTGGATTACCGCTAG